The following proteins are co-located in the Halictus rubicundus isolate RS-2024b chromosome 1, iyHalRubi1_principal, whole genome shotgun sequence genome:
- the Atpsynbeta gene encoding ATP synthase, beta subunit produces the protein MLSAVSKAAAGALRAVKPALLQNEVGKVSGVLSVNSRDYAKAASKGGAQGKVVAVIGAVVDVQFEDDLPPILNALEVHNRSPRLVLEVAQHLGENTVRTIAMDGTEGLVRGQIVLDSGFPIRIPVGAETLGRIINVIGEPIDERGPIPTDKLAAIHADAPEFVEMSVEQEILVTGIKVVDLLAPYAKGGKIGLFGGAGVGKTVLIMELINNVAKAHGGYSVFAGVGERTREGNDLYHEMIESGVISLKDKTSKVALVYGQMNEPPGARARVALTGLTVAEYFRDQEGQDVLLFIDNIFRFTQAGSEVSALLGRIPSAVGYQPTLATDMGSMQERITTTKKGSITSVQAIYVPADDLTDPAPATTFAHLDATTVLSRAIAELGIYPAVDPLDSTSRIMDPNIIGPEHYNIARGVQKILQDYKSLQDIIAILGMDELSEEDKLTVARARKIQRFLSQPFQVAEVFTGHAGKLVPLEETIKGFQKILTGEYDHLPEVAFYMVGPIEEVVAKAETLAKS, from the exons ATGTTGAGTGCTGTATCGAAGGCAGCCGCTGGAGCCCTGAGGGCCGTCAAACCTGCTCTACTCCAAAATGAAGTCGGCAAAGTATCCGGAGTTCTGTCCGTGAACA GCAGAGATTATGCGAAAGCAGCAAGCAAGGGTGGGGCCCAAGGAAAAGTTGTGGCTGTCATTGGTGCCGTCGTAGACGTGCAGTTCGAAGATGATCTTCCACCAATTCTCAATGCCTTGGAGGTTCACAATCGTAGTCCCAGGCTGGTCCTTGAAGTTGCTCAGCATCTTGGAGAAAATACAGTGCGCACCATTGCTATGGATG GTACTGAGGGTCTGGTTCGTGGACAAATTGTTTTGGATTCTGGATTCCCTATCCGTATTCCTGTTGGTGCTGAAACCTTGGGCCGTATTATCAATGTCATTGGTGAACCGATTGACGAACGTGGACCCATTCCCACTGACAAGCTCGCTGCCATCCACGCAGATGCTCCTGAATTCGTAGAAATGTCTGTCGAACAGGAAATTCTGGTAACTGGTATCAAGGTCGTCGATCTCCTCGCCCCCTATGCCAAGGGTGGTAAAATtg GTTTGTTCGGTGGTGCTGGTGTCGGCAAAACAGTATTGATTATGGAGCTGATTAACAACGTAGCCAAGGCTCACGGTGGTTACTCCGTGTTTGCTGGTGTGGGTGAACGAACGCGTGAGGGTAACGACTTGTACCACGAAATGATTGAATCTGGTGTCATCTCCTTGAAGGACAAGACCTCCAAGGTAGCGCTGGTGTATGGTCAAATGAACGAACCACCAGGTGCTCGTGCCCGAGTCGCTTTGACCGGTTTGACTGTCGCCGAGTACTTCCGTGATCAGGAAGGACAGGATGTGCTGCTCTTCATCGATAACATCTTCAGGTTTACACAGGCTGGTTCGGAA GTATCTGCCTTGTTGGGACGTATTCCATCCGCCGTCGGTTACCAACCAACCTTGGCCACTGACATGGGTAGCATGCAGGAACGTATTACGACAACCAAGAAGGGATCCATCACCTCTGTGCAGGCTATTTACGTGCCTGCTGATGACTTGACTGATCCCGCTCCTGCCACCACATTCGCTCACTTGGACGCCACCACTGTGTTGTCCCGAGCTATCGCTGAGCTCG GTATCTACCCAGCTGTCGATCCTCTTGACTCCACGTCTCGTATCATGGATCCTAACATCATTGGACCGGAGCATTACAATATTGCTCGTGGTGTGCAGAAGATCTTGCAGGATTACAAATCGCTTCAAGATATCATTGCAATCTTGGGTATGGACGAGTTGTCTGAAGAAGACAAACTTACCGTAGCCCGTGCTCGTAAGATCCAGAGGTTCTTGTCTCAGCCATTCCAG GTTGCCGAAGTGTTCACTGGTCATGCTGGTAAATTAGTACCGTTAGAAGAAACTATTAAAGGATTCCAGAAGATCTTAACTGGAGAATACGATCATCTTCCAGAGGTCGCCTTCTATATGGTCGGTCCTATCGAAGAAGTAGTAGCAAAGGCAGAAACGTTGGCCAAGTCATAA
- the LOC143361033 gene encoding protein FAM136A: protein MVEEQRRRVEENMNKMVEQIDKSYIRKMQGDMHRCAATCCDNETYSMQKVHNCVENCGSSLTKAQHYIQGEFERVQNRLQRCVMDCNDKIKDHMGPNPTQSEVDRYSDEFDKCATKCVDSYLDMLPALEKTMKKVLASKKYES from the exons ATGGTTGAGGAACAGAGAAGACGGGTTGAAGAGAATATGAATAAAATGGTGGAGCAGATTGACAAGTCCTACATTAGGAAaatgcag GGAGACATGCACAGGTGTGCTGCAACTTGCTGCGACAATGAAACTTACAGCATGCAAAAAGTACACAACTGCGTGGAGAACTGTGGTAGCTCCTTAACGAAAGCTCAACACTATATTCAAGGAGAGTTTGAAAGGGTTCAG AATCGATTGCAAAGGTGTGTCATGGATTGCAATGACAAAATAAAGGATCACATGGGACCAAATCCTACACAGAGCGAAGTAGATAGATACAGTGATGAATTTGATAAATGTGCTACCAAATGTGTAGATAGTTACTTGGACATGTTACCTGCATTAGAGAAAACAATGAAGAAAGTTTTAGCTAGTAAAAAGTATGAATCATAG
- the LOC143360998 gene encoding DAZ-associated protein 2 isoform X3, producing the protein MTDKKAYPVTPHPPTGFVPAPAQPATYGGTLAGAAPYGVFPNQPQLYAAQGPPPPTYDQTLTHPMMYQPMYSQGYPGYLGSCYPAYGPLQYYPPLAAAAAYYPAAAMQPPVRPPTLVMPNGFDATNRFDSISQPVLPPPPTVPNAAQLAAMASHSVAISQKKNFLGGGTEGGYFW; encoded by the exons CATACCCGGTGACACCTCATCCACCAACAGGTTTTGTCCCTGCGCCGGCACAGCCTGCTACCTACGGTGGTACAC TTGCAGGTGCCGCACCGTATGGAGTCTTTCCTAATCAGCCCCAGCTCTACGCTGCACAGGGTCCACCACCACCGACATACGATCAGACTCTTACACATCCTATG ATGTATCAGCCGATGTACAGTCAAGGATACCCTGGGTACTTGGGCTCATGTTATCCCGCATATGGGCCACTGCAATATTATCCACCGTTAGCTGCAGCTGCAGCATATTATCCAGCAGCAGCAATGCAGCCTCCGGTTAGGCCCCCTACGCTTGTGATGCCT aatggGTTCGACGCTACTAATCGATTCGATAGTATCTCACAACCCGTCTTGCCACCACCTCCAACAGTTCCAAACGCCGCCCAACTAGCTGCAATGGCGAGCCACAGCGTGGCTATATCGCAAAAGAAAAACTTCCTAGGAGGAGGAACAGAGGGCGGTTACTTTTGGTAA
- the LOC143360998 gene encoding DAZ-associated protein 2 isoform X4 yields MTDKKVAGAAPYGVFPNQPQLYAAQGPPPPTYDQTLTHPMMYQPMYSQGYPGYLGSCYPAYGPLQYYPPLAAAAAYYPAAAMQPPVRPPTLVMPNGFDATNRFDSISQPVLPPPPTVPNAAQLAAMASHSVAISQKKNFLGGGTEGGYFW; encoded by the exons TTGCAGGTGCCGCACCGTATGGAGTCTTTCCTAATCAGCCCCAGCTCTACGCTGCACAGGGTCCACCACCACCGACATACGATCAGACTCTTACACATCCTATG ATGTATCAGCCGATGTACAGTCAAGGATACCCTGGGTACTTGGGCTCATGTTATCCCGCATATGGGCCACTGCAATATTATCCACCGTTAGCTGCAGCTGCAGCATATTATCCAGCAGCAGCAATGCAGCCTCCGGTTAGGCCCCCTACGCTTGTGATGCCT aatggGTTCGACGCTACTAATCGATTCGATAGTATCTCACAACCCGTCTTGCCACCACCTCCAACAGTTCCAAACGCCGCCCAACTAGCTGCAATGGCGAGCCACAGCGTGGCTATATCGCAAAAGAAAAACTTCCTAGGAGGAGGAACAGAGGGCGGTTACTTTTGGTAA